In a genomic window of Hydrotalea sp.:
- a CDS encoding tetratricopeptide repeat protein, producing the protein MRKFLLLSLIGLGGLMAACASVPDAGDGFYSHGLETMNNNDPETGLEYKDVVLLFDEAIRLKPNDYRALVRRGDVAMQYRQFNDAAVYYGRAIAVKPKNYDIYNKRGEAYFRLAKYQPAMVDFQRALTLNPGDATAPLNLCYLFVAARQFKNAGRYCDRVLAIEPGNPYAAQLKSMMAKGRGQ; encoded by the coding sequence ATGAGAAAATTTTTGTTATTATCATTGATTGGGCTGGGGGGTTTAATGGCGGCCTGCGCCAGCGTGCCAGACGCCGGTGACGGGTTTTATAGCCACGGGCTGGAAACCATGAACAACAACGACCCCGAAACGGGTTTGGAATATAAGGATGTGGTGTTGCTGTTCGATGAAGCCATCCGCCTGAAGCCCAATGATTACAGGGCGTTGGTGCGGCGCGGCGATGTTGCCATGCAATATCGGCAATTTAATGATGCCGCGGTTTATTATGGCCGGGCGATAGCGGTGAAACCAAAAAATTACGATATTTATAACAAACGGGGCGAGGCCTATTTCCGCTTGGCGAAATACCAACCGGCGATGGTTGATTTTCAACGCGCCCTGACGTTGAACCCGGGTGATGCCACCGCGCCGTTAAATTTATGTTATTTGTTTGTCGCGGCGCGGCAATTTAAAAATGCTGGCCGTTATTGCGACCGCGTGTTGGCCATCGAACCCGGCAACCCCTATGCCGCTCAGTTAAAATCGATGATGGCTAAGGGGCGCGGGCAATAG
- a CDS encoding 5-formyltetrahydrofolate cyclo-ligase yields MNNIDDDKKNLRRRMMALRKDMAAGHANPPANIATLLAGQFSNSFWRGKKISFYLPIGSELSPNSLLTMLQNLGATICLPAVVAPATPLVFRAYNPGDKLQPEPFSTMAPMADKPEITPDIMFVPLLAFDEKKFRLGYGGGFYDRTIAKLLSAVSAAAPLITIGLAWDGQKIDNVPVGEFDKPLDCILTERKFYS; encoded by the coding sequence ATGAATAATATCGATGATGACAAAAAAAACCTGCGCCGCCGCATGATGGCGTTGCGCAAGGACATGGCCGCCGGCCACGCCAACCCGCCGGCAAATATCGCAACATTATTGGCCGGCCAATTTTCAAATAGTTTTTGGCGCGGAAAAAAGATTTCATTTTATTTGCCGATTGGTAGCGAGCTAAGCCCCAATTCGTTATTGACGATGTTACAAAATCTTGGCGCGACCATTTGCTTGCCGGCGGTGGTGGCACCGGCCACGCCATTGGTGTTTCGCGCCTATAACCCGGGGGATAAATTGCAACCCGAACCATTTAGCACCATGGCCCCCATGGCGGATAAACCCGAAATAACCCCCGATATTATGTTCGTGCCATTGTTGGCGTTTGACGAAAAAAAATTTCGCCTGGGTTACGGCGGTGGGTTTTACGACCGAACGATCGCGAAATTATTATCGGCGGTGTCTGCGGCGGCACCCCTTATCACCATTGGCCTGGCGTGGGACGGGCAAAAAATCGACAATGTGCCGGTTGGCGAATTTGACAAACCATTGGATTGCATCTTGACCGAGCGCAAATTTTACTCTTAA
- a CDS encoding TIGR00282 family metallophosphoesterase yields the protein MKILFLGDVVGKAGRVAVATHLPKIIKQHGPDLVVVNGENATHGFGIGPDVAEELFRLRVDVITTGNHAFDRAEVLDYFPLQSRLIRPINFPAQVPGAGVASGDTAGGKKFLVVNVMGQLFMGGYDDPFAALDKIIGTGNPRAQGYDIIMVDVHAEASSEKQAIGHYLDGRVSMVVGTHTHVPTADERVLEHGTAYQTDAGMCGCYDSVIGMEKGKVLKRFLKQYPLPRLEPASGEAQVRGLLATLDAATGLATAVERIAVG from the coding sequence ATGAAGATTTTATTTCTGGGCGATGTCGTGGGGAAGGCCGGTCGCGTCGCCGTCGCCACGCATTTGCCAAAAATTATCAAACAACATGGGCCCGATTTGGTGGTGGTCAATGGCGAAAACGCCACCCACGGGTTTGGCATTGGGCCGGATGTGGCGGAGGAGCTATTCCGCCTGCGCGTCGACGTCATCACCACCGGCAACCACGCGTTTGACCGGGCGGAGGTATTGGATTATTTCCCATTGCAATCGCGGCTTATTCGGCCGATAAATTTCCCGGCGCAGGTGCCGGGCGCGGGCGTGGCCAGTGGGGACACCGCCGGCGGCAAAAAATTTTTGGTGGTTAATGTCATGGGGCAATTGTTCATGGGCGGGTATGACGACCCGTTTGCGGCGTTGGATAAAATAATCGGCACGGGCAACCCACGGGCGCAGGGGTATGATATAATTATGGTTGATGTTCACGCCGAGGCCAGTTCAGAAAAACAAGCCATCGGCCATTATCTTGACGGGCGGGTGTCGATGGTGGTGGGCACCCACACCCATGTGCCGACGGCAGACGAACGGGTGTTGGAACATGGCACGGCATACCAAACCGACGCCGGTATGTGCGGTTGTTACGATTCGGTTATCGGCATGGAAAAGGGCAAGGTGCTGAAACGTTTTTTAAAACAATACCCCCTGCCGCGTTTGGAACCGGCATCGGGCGAGGCGCAGGTGCGCGGCCTCCTCGCCACGCTCGACGCGGCAACCGGCCTGGCCACGGCGGTGGAACGCATCGCCGTCGGGTAA
- a CDS encoding ComEC/Rec2 family competence protein → MRNFYNNVVEILAAQSMTLLAPLFMAFGIIVYYQLPFEPWLPAMVVGLVMWGIMAMMLRRKNIFVLVVAGWWLLFGLALSGWHGYFQKQYDIAPDLRADIFSIKFLRGQVSSLESSNSDHRVVIFKVTEVDDAPTKPFLVRLTDPRKLLGEDSFQGNVLPLACDMTIKAQLFPLPLKSSLNSYDLGRDWYFHGYRAGGQLLATPLVDGLCDVANSTSLGQKIKNDIIKNYPPDAGGMVLAMITGDRSGISSALMEQYRQSGLIHLISISGVHMGLIAGMAFLLLRWGLLLVRPNGDGYLFKKIAAAGAMGITIFYFLLADYSSASLRAALTTVVAFVGVMLGRRAISLENLAISMLLVLCYRSCDLFNPGFQLSFSAMLVLVGIYEKFWQPMLVEIEAGIFFRQKPISNDMVIFVGQAATTKKPPPTLFKKLQVFIFALLVSGTMISIAALPISLFHFHQSSLFGIVANMAAIPLMDSLAMPLLFIKVLLLPITSHLGAFYPLDFLITKIFQSLNWMAENLHGSATYLIRGGQFGRGALFFYGLAFYLFVVGGAGLKKISYIALSLFLLLAVAAPQPWLVVAGLEPGGRPKWLARVDSNDRTGTDWVSPFGNSFVRRLWMQEYGIDNLEKSPPPPSVCSRDMCQMVWPYHGGQKFTATILGGNQAAGKDGDEIMNSPLVKSLCAASDIIIGQDDTPKMRAVKKTCPEKIVTKNASDDTATLVISPLYGFSLARALALQSPIIFPLIDRITLRPRPWVMAAMRPGAAPTPDNQPSDQLDKQDKQDKNDNDPAP, encoded by the coding sequence GTGCGAAATTTTTATAACAATGTTGTTGAGATATTGGCGGCGCAGAGCATGACGTTGCTGGCGCCGCTGTTCATGGCTTTTGGCATTATTGTTTATTATCAATTGCCGTTTGAACCATGGTTGCCGGCCATGGTGGTGGGGTTGGTTATGTGGGGCATCATGGCCATGATGTTGCGGCGCAAAAATATCTTTGTCTTGGTGGTGGCGGGCTGGTGGCTGTTGTTCGGCCTTGCCCTATCGGGGTGGCATGGTTATTTTCAAAAACAATATGATATTGCGCCCGACTTACGCGCTGATATTTTTTCCATCAAGTTTTTGCGTGGCCAAGTGTCGTCGTTGGAAAGCAGTAACAGCGACCACCGGGTGGTGATATTCAAGGTAACCGAGGTTGATGACGCGCCCACCAAGCCGTTTTTGGTGCGCCTGACCGACCCGCGAAAACTATTGGGGGAGGATTCTTTCCAAGGCAATGTTCTGCCGCTGGCTTGCGACATGACGATTAAGGCACAGCTTTTTCCCTTGCCGCTTAAATCGTCGCTTAATAGTTACGATTTGGGGCGCGATTGGTATTTTCATGGTTACCGCGCCGGCGGGCAATTGTTGGCGACACCATTGGTTGATGGCCTGTGCGATGTGGCGAACAGCACATCACTTGGCCAAAAAATAAAAAATGATATTATTAAAAACTACCCGCCCGATGCCGGCGGCATGGTGTTGGCGATGATAACCGGCGATAGGTCGGGGATAAGCTCTGCCCTGATGGAGCAATATCGGCAAAGCGGGCTGATACATTTGATTTCGATTTCGGGGGTGCATATGGGGTTGATTGCCGGCATGGCGTTTTTGTTGTTGCGGTGGGGGTTGTTGTTGGTGCGGCCAAATGGCGATGGTTATTTGTTTAAAAAAATTGCCGCCGCCGGCGCGATGGGCATCACAATTTTTTATTTTCTGTTGGCGGATTACAGCTCGGCCTCGCTCCGCGCCGCCCTCACCACCGTGGTGGCCTTTGTTGGGGTAATGTTGGGGCGACGCGCGATATCGCTTGAGAACCTGGCGATATCGATGTTGTTGGTGCTGTGCTATCGGTCGTGCGATTTGTTTAACCCGGGGTTTCAATTATCATTTTCGGCGATGTTGGTGTTGGTTGGCATTTATGAAAAATTTTGGCAACCGATGCTGGTCGAGATTGAGGCCGGCATTTTTTTTCGCCAAAAACCCATCAGCAACGACATGGTAATTTTTGTCGGCCAAGCGGCGACAACCAAAAAACCGCCACCGACATTATTTAAAAAACTTCAGGTATTTATATTCGCCCTGTTGGTCAGCGGCACGATGATAAGCATCGCCGCCCTGCCGATTAGTTTGTTTCATTTTCATCAATCGAGCTTGTTTGGCATTGTCGCCAACATGGCGGCGATTCCGCTGATGGATAGTTTGGCGATGCCGTTGCTGTTTATCAAGGTTCTGCTGTTGCCGATTACCAGCCACCTTGGCGCATTTTACCCGCTTGATTTTTTGATAACCAAAATTTTTCAATCGTTGAATTGGATGGCGGAGAACCTGCATGGTTCGGCAACCTACCTTATCCGTGGTGGGCAATTTGGTCGCGGCGCGTTGTTTTTTTACGGCCTGGCGTTTTATTTATTTGTCGTCGGTGGCGCGGGGTTAAAAAAGATTTCTTACATCGCCCTTTCATTATTTTTATTATTGGCGGTGGCGGCGCCGCAACCATGGTTGGTGGTGGCGGGGTTGGAACCCGGCGGTCGCCCCAAATGGCTCGCCCGAGTCGATAGCAACGATAGGACAGGCACAGATTGGGTCAGCCCGTTTGGTAATTCGTTTGTCCGGCGTTTATGGATGCAGGAATATGGCATCGACAATTTGGAAAAATCACCGCCGCCGCCCAGCGTTTGTTCGCGCGATATGTGCCAGATGGTCTGGCCATATCATGGTGGGCAAAAATTTACGGCGACGATATTGGGCGGCAACCAAGCCGCAGGCAAGGATGGCGATGAGATTATGAACAGCCCGCTTGTGAAAAGCCTGTGCGCGGCGAGCGACATTATTATCGGCCAGGATGATACGCCCAAGATGCGGGCGGTAAAAAAAACCTGTCCGGAGAAAATCGTTACCAAGAATGCCAGCGACGATACCGCGACGCTGGTGATTAGCCCGCTATATGGGTTTTCGCTGGCGCGTGCCCTGGCGCTGCAATCGCCGATTATTTTCCCGCTTATCGACCGCATAACATTGCGGCCACGGCCATGGGTTATGGCGGCCATGCGGCCGGGCGCCGCGCCAACCCCAGATAATCAACCAAGCGACCAACTGGACAAGCAGGATAAGCAGGATAAGAACGACAACGACCCCGCGCCATAA
- a CDS encoding hydantoinase B/oxoprolinase family protein, whose protein sequence is MVSLPPPPQAKWQFFIDRGGTFTDIIAKRPDGKIIVKKFLSDNPAQYRDAAIFGIRDMLGLPADKKIPSTMVAAIKMGTTVATNALLERKGQATALVTTTGFTDILRIAGQQRPDIFALEIIKPEQLYSMTAPITERIDVAGNIITPLDKNDARQQLQKIYDAGIRGIAVVFMHAVINPTHEQQLADIARDIGFTQIALSHIVSPLIKIAPRGDTTVISAYLSPILHRYMARVTAELEPGIELLFMQSGGGLTTPEFFHGENSLLSGPAGGVIAAVKMAAAAGFKKMLSFDMGGTSTDTAHFAGTGDDGDDYEKTFDTVIAGVRVRVPMLKVETLAAGGGSICKFDGTVMTVGPESAGSNPGPACYGRGGPLTITDCHVMLGRLRPESFPSIFGHDHRQPLDTAVVAQQFSTLATQMKKPPEDIAAGFLHIADQKMAAGIKKISIAMGHDIKDHLLIGFGGNGGQHVCAIAEQLGLRNILLHPLAGVLSALGIGMAGVMAAREQTLGVALRAENLPSLLTATNKLLAEATAELAAQHITPREHHYHLHCRYHGSDVALPLAFTPNMLSNDTAVQKIFAQFQNLHQQKFGFTQDVTAEKLMVDIVTVTLRGHNPALGLDVDDNHIDDEAKHDDAPQKNARVFVAGKWQDIPIIARHAIMAGKKIIGPAIITESISTNFIAEGWAVTLLKNHSLLLTQETADKKTNHVARDNGGEKNLKTPDPILLEVFNNRFMAMAEQMGETLRNTAFSVNIKERLDFSCAIFDASGDLIANAPHIPVHLGSMADSVRHLIHHTQEKNIIFNKDDSFLTNSPYHGGTHLPDLTVISPVFVDGALTFFVASRGHHTDIGGISPGSMSAHSKHISEEGILIDYFHLVKNGTLQGEALTALLTNHPYPVRNLGQNFSDIHAQLAANNTGIAELIKTCAEHGRATTVAYMNFMKSQAEAEVKKAIGQLRDGHFSYRMDNGAVISLSLTIDHTKQIATVDFTGTSPPQENNFNAPFAIVKSVLLYVFRTLVDKNIPMNEGCLAPIRIILPDNCMLRPQYPSAVVAGNVETSQVIADCLYGAMGVMAACQGTMNNLTFGNDQYQYYETIAGGTGAGQKLNGKKFHGADAVHSHMTNSRMTDPEIMEARFPIRILEYAIRRGSGGGRKVAGDDSRGEEHPRDIHTGGNGFTKRLLFLESMTLNILANHRVVPPFGLGGGPDGRVGENHVTRADGTIDKMTATDTRILQAGDIFTIHTPGGGGMGNDKA, encoded by the coding sequence ATGGTAAGCCTGCCCCCTCCTCCCCAAGCCAAATGGCAATTTTTTATTGACCGCGGCGGCACCTTCACCGATATCATTGCCAAGCGACCCGACGGCAAAATTATCGTAAAAAAATTTCTGTCCGACAACCCGGCGCAATATCGCGACGCGGCCATTTTCGGCATTCGTGATATGCTTGGCCTGCCCGCCGATAAAAAAATTCCGTCCACCATGGTGGCGGCGATTAAAATGGGCACGACGGTCGCGACCAACGCGCTGTTGGAACGAAAGGGGCAGGCAACCGCCCTGGTCACCACCACCGGCTTCACCGATATTTTACGCATCGCCGGCCAACAACGCCCCGATATTTTTGCGTTGGAAATTATCAAACCCGAACAATTATACAGCATGACCGCGCCGATAACCGAGCGTATCGATGTCGCCGGCAATATCATCACGCCATTGGATAAAAACGACGCACGCCAACAATTGCAAAAAATTTATGACGCCGGCATTCGCGGCATCGCCGTGGTGTTCATGCACGCCGTTATCAACCCCACACACGAACAACAATTGGCCGATATTGCGCGCGACATTGGGTTTACGCAAATCGCCCTCAGCCACATTGTCAGCCCATTAATTAAAATCGCGCCGCGCGGCGACACCACGGTTATTTCGGCTTACCTGTCGCCAATTTTGCATCGCTACATGGCACGGGTCACCGCCGAATTAGAACCCGGCATCGAATTATTGTTCATGCAATCGGGTGGCGGCTTGACGACGCCGGAATTTTTTCACGGCGAAAATTCGTTGTTATCGGGCCCGGCCGGCGGCGTGATTGCCGCGGTCAAGATGGCGGCGGCGGCCGGTTTCAAAAAAATGTTGTCGTTCGACATGGGTGGCACATCGACCGACACCGCCCATTTTGCCGGCACGGGTGATGATGGCGACGATTATGAAAAAACTTTCGATACGGTCATCGCCGGCGTGCGGGTGCGGGTGCCAATGTTAAAGGTTGAAACCCTGGCCGCGGGCGGCGGCAGTATTTGCAAATTCGACGGCACGGTGATGACCGTTGGGCCGGAAAGCGCGGGGTCGAACCCCGGGCCGGCATGTTACGGGCGCGGCGGGCCGCTGACCATTACCGATTGCCATGTCATGCTTGGCCGGTTGCGGCCAGAATCGTTCCCGTCGATTTTTGGCCACGACCATCGGCAACCGCTGGATACCGCGGTGGTCGCGCAACAATTTTCGACCCTCGCCACGCAAATGAAAAAACCACCCGAAGATATCGCCGCCGGGTTTTTGCATATCGCCGACCAAAAAATGGCGGCCGGCATAAAAAAAATTTCCATCGCCATGGGCCACGATATCAAAGACCATCTGTTGATTGGTTTTGGCGGCAACGGCGGCCAACATGTTTGCGCCATCGCCGAACAATTGGGGTTGCGCAATATCTTATTGCATCCCTTGGCGGGGGTGTTGTCGGCCCTGGGCATCGGCATGGCCGGCGTCATGGCGGCGCGCGAACAAACATTGGGGGTGGCGTTGCGGGCGGAAAATTTGCCATCGCTATTAACAGCCACCAACAAATTACTGGCCGAGGCCACCGCCGAATTGGCGGCGCAACATATCACGCCGCGCGAACATCACTACCATTTGCATTGCCGTTACCATGGGTCAGATGTCGCCCTGCCCCTTGCCTTCACGCCAAATATGTTGTCGAACGATACGGCGGTGCAGAAAATTTTTGCGCAATTTCAAAACCTGCATCAACAAAAATTCGGCTTCACCCAAGATGTAACGGCGGAAAAATTAATGGTCGATATTGTCACCGTGACATTGCGCGGCCATAACCCCGCCCTGGGGTTAGATGTTGATGATAACCATATCGATGATGAAGCAAAGCATGACGACGCCCCCCAAAAAAACGCGCGGGTGTTTGTCGCCGGCAAATGGCAAGATATTCCCATTATCGCGCGGCACGCAATAATGGCCGGCAAAAAAATCATCGGCCCGGCCATCATCACCGAATCCATCAGCACCAATTTTATCGCCGAAGGTTGGGCGGTAACCTTATTAAAAAACCACAGCCTCCTGCTGACCCAAGAAACCGCCGATAAAAAAACAAATCACGTGGCGCGCGATAACGGCGGAGAAAAAAACCTGAAAACCCCCGACCCGATATTGCTCGAGGTTTTCAACAATCGATTCATGGCAATGGCCGAGCAGATGGGCGAGACCTTGCGCAACACCGCCTTCTCGGTCAATATCAAGGAACGCTTGGATTTTTCCTGCGCGATATTTGACGCCAGCGGCGACCTTATCGCCAACGCGCCGCATATTCCGGTGCATTTGGGTAGCATGGCCGACAGCGTGCGGCATCTTATCCATCACACCCAAGAAAAAAATATTATATTTAATAAGGACGATAGTTTCCTGACCAACAGCCCCTATCACGGCGGCACGCACCTGCCGGATTTAACGGTTATCAGCCCGGTGTTTGTCGACGGCGCATTGACATTTTTTGTCGCGTCGCGCGGCCACCACACCGACATCGGCGGTATCAGCCCCGGGTCAATGTCGGCCCATTCCAAACATATTAGCGAGGAGGGTATCCTTATCGATTATTTTCACCTGGTAAAAAATGGCACATTGCAGGGCGAGGCCTTGACGGCGTTGCTGACCAATCATCCCTATCCGGTGCGCAACCTTGGGCAAAATTTTTCTGACATCCATGCGCAATTGGCCGCCAACAACACCGGCATCGCCGAATTGATAAAAACCTGCGCCGAGCATGGCCGTGCGACCACTGTTGCCTACATGAATTTTATGAAATCCCAGGCCGAGGCCGAGGTTAAAAAAGCCATCGGCCAATTGCGCGACGGGCATTTTTCATACCGCATGGACAACGGCGCGGTGATAAGCTTGTCCCTGACCATCGACCACACCAAGCAAATCGCCACGGTCGATTTCACCGGCACATCGCCGCCGCAAGAAAATAATTTTAACGCGCCCTTTGCGATTGTCAAATCGGTTTTGCTTTATGTGTTTCGCACGCTGGTCGATAAAAATATCCCGATGAACGAAGGTTGCCTCGCGCCGATTCGCATCATCCTGCCAGACAATTGCATGCTCCGCCCGCAATATCCATCGGCGGTGGTGGCCGGTAACGTCGAAACCAGCCAGGTGATAGCCGATTGCCTCTATGGTGCGATGGGGGTAATGGCCGCCTGCCAAGGGACGATGAATAATTTGACCTTTGGCAATGACCAATATCAATATTACGAAACCATCGCCGGTGGCACTGGTGCCGGGCAAAAATTAAACGGCAAAAAATTCCATGGCGCCGACGCGGTGCATAGCCATATGACCAATTCACGCATGACCGACCCCGAAATTATGGAGGCAAGATTCCCGATAAGAATTTTGGAATATGCCATCCGCCGTGGCAGTGGCGGCGGGCGAAAGGTGGCTGGCGACGACAGCCGAGGCGAAGAGCACCCGCGTGACATTCACACCGGCGGCAATGGTTTTACAAAACGCCTATTGTTTTTGGAAAGCATGACGTTGAATATCTTGGCGAACCACCGCGTCGTGCCGCCGTTTGGCCTGGGCGGTGGGCCCGATGGTCGGGTTGGCGAAAACCACGTCACGCGCGCCGATGGTACTATCGATAAAATGACCGCGACCGACACCCGCATATTGCAGGCCGGGGATATTTTCACCATCCACACCCCGGGCGGCGGTGGCATGGGGAATGACAAAGCTTAA
- a CDS encoding type II toxin-antitoxin system PemK/MazF family toxin, with protein MTRDNHGLRFFKERHILMCDFDSVSHVTNRKVLSNNKRFKSSVEPEIYKNRPVIVLFIHGRMRSAIVVPLTSVTPTIDSLKTVHIPKGTICGALAKKDSWALCDMPITVSFARLCPVYSGDKAEPFIDLNSAEAKLGLFYFNQIKENLRNIFAS; from the coding sequence ATGACCCGCGATAATCACGGTTTGCGCTTTTTTAAGGAGCGGCATATTTTAATGTGTGATTTTGATTCAGTGTCGCATGTTACCAATCGAAAAGTCTTATCAAATAATAAAAGATTTAAATCATCTGTTGAACCCGAAATTTATAAAAATCGGCCAGTGATAGTTTTATTTATCCATGGCCGTATGCGATCGGCGATTGTTGTACCATTAACATCGGTAACGCCAACCATTGATTCGCTTAAAACCGTGCATATACCAAAGGGAACAATCTGTGGCGCGTTGGCAAAAAAAGATAGCTGGGCTCTCTGTGATATGCCCATTACAGTTAGCTTCGCAAGATTGTGTCCCGTTTATAGCGGCGACAAAGCAGAACCTTTCATCGATTTAAACAGCGCGGAGGCAAAATTAGGATTATTTTATTTTAATCAAATTAAGGAAAATCTAAGAAATATCTTTGCTTCGTAA
- a CDS encoding tetratricopeptide repeat protein encodes MNSAKIKPDIVIKSLDDYIQWVRKETANMGKPVYRGISWGKDNIEGFKNQPACFRRTDLYDGLDASNWIGFQRELLNIFNNKGHNKARNKERLSELELLAKIQHIENRTALLDYSFNSLIALGFAVSGDKENGLVLINEIAHHKEVDNIKLKKPIKYFFSKNRQDTPQLWYWELPRVDNPRMLAQQALFIFGIDEIPYDRICLIKNPRIIKLQLQKIFDVHETSIYPDFSGLAKYLKIGKEAGFKSTDGGNVSGSGGSGGATTTDLAQSTVTSANPGSVDEYNNHGIAKAKLGKYNEAIKDFDKAIELNPQHAEAYYNRGNAKIDLGQYDSAIKDYNEAIKLNPQHADAYNNRGNAKNGLGQHEEAMADYDKAIELKPQFAEAYNNRGAAKYNLGKHNSAIKDYDKAIELNPQNAEAYNNRGAVKGQVGQFVEAIKDFDKAMELNPKYAAAYNNRGAVKGQVGQFVEAIKDFDKAIELNPQFADAYYNRGITKSSLADEEEAKGNKKRADELRGQAAADQKKYEELTASKKPA; translated from the coding sequence ATGAATAGCGCAAAAATTAAACCTGATATAGTAATAAAATCGCTGGACGATTATATTCAATGGGTGAGGAAAGAGACCGCCAATATGGGCAAGCCAGTCTATCGCGGTATTAGCTGGGGTAAAGACAATATTGAAGGATTTAAAAATCAACCGGCCTGCTTCAGGCGGACAGACCTTTATGATGGGCTAGATGCATCTAATTGGATAGGTTTTCAAAGAGAATTATTAAATATATTTAATAACAAAGGCCATAACAAAGCCCGTAATAAAGAGCGATTGAGCGAATTAGAGCTATTGGCTAAGATACAACATATTGAAAACAGAACCGCGTTACTGGATTATAGTTTTAATAGCTTGATAGCCCTTGGGTTTGCAGTGTCGGGTGATAAAGAAAATGGCTTAGTCTTAATAAATGAGATTGCTCATCACAAAGAAGTGGATAATATAAAATTAAAAAAACCTATAAAATATTTTTTTTCCAAAAATAGACAAGATACCCCCCAATTATGGTATTGGGAATTACCTCGGGTGGATAACCCCCGCATGTTAGCACAGCAGGCTTTATTTATTTTTGGTATTGATGAAATTCCTTATGACAGAATATGCCTGATAAAAAATCCAAGAATTATCAAACTTCAATTGCAAAAAATATTTGATGTTCACGAGACCTCTATTTATCCTGATTTTAGCGGGCTGGCAAAATATCTTAAAATTGGTAAAGAGGCTGGATTCAAATCCACTGATGGTGGGAATGTTAGCGGTAGCGGCGGTAGCGGTGGGGCTACTACGACTGACCTAGCCCAATCTACCGTAACATCCGCAAACCCAGGGTCAGTGGATGAGTATAATAATCATGGCATCGCAAAGGCCAAGCTGGGCAAGTATAACGAGGCAATAAAAGATTTTGATAAGGCTATAGAATTAAATCCGCAACATGCTGAAGCCTATTATAATCGCGGTAATGCAAAAATCGATTTAGGGCAATACGATTCAGCCATAAAAGATTATAATGAAGCTATTAAATTAAACCCGCAACATGCTGATGCCTATAATAATCGAGGCAATGCAAAAAATGGATTAGGCCAGCATGAAGAGGCGATGGCAGATTATGATAAAGCCATAGAATTAAAACCGCAATTTGCTGAGGCCTATAATAACCGTGGTGCTGCAAAATATAATTTAGGAAAACACAATTCAGCGATAAAAGATTACGATAAAGCCATAGAATTAAATCCACAAAATGCTGAGGCTTATAATAATCGTGGCGCTGTAAAAGGTCAAGTAGGTCAATTTGTTGAGGCAATTAAAGATTTTGATAAGGCGATGGAATTAAACCCGAAATATGCTGCAGCCTATAATAATCGTGGCGCTGTAAAAGGTCAAGTAGGTCAATTTGTTGAGGCAATTAAAGATTTTGATAAAGCGATAGAATTAAATCCGCAATTTGCTGACGCCTATTATAATCGCGGTATTACAAAATCTTCCTTAGCCGATGAAGAAGAGGCCAAGGGCAATAAAAAACGCGCCGATGAATTGCGGGGGCAGGCCGCCGCCGACCAAAAAAAATACGAGGAATTAACCGCCAGCAAAAAACCCGCTTAA